A genomic segment from Synchiropus splendidus isolate RoL2022-P1 chromosome 18, RoL_Sspl_1.0, whole genome shotgun sequence encodes:
- the cacna1db gene encoding voltage-dependent L-type calcium channel subunit alpha-1D isoform X7 produces MPFIIRGRPLRGAQYASNKRSTSSALWSGSQTHLHQLHPPEPLHAPATTGKPVGSSRGLVGASTGAQAAGSGVSPVLAWHAAITAARQAQGDVDKLDMTSQPVGTTGAAPAGSLAQRKRQQYAKSKKQGGSTNSRPPRALFCLTLNNPIRRACISLVEWKPFDIFILLSIFANCVALAIYIPFPGDDSNSTNQELETVEYAFLIIFTIETFLKIIAYGLVMHQNSYVRNGWNMLDFVIVIVGLFSVVLEMITKDADSGGQSGGKPGGFDVKALRAFRVLRPLRLVSGVPSLQVVLNSIIKAMVPLLHIALLVLFVIIIYAIIGLELFIGKMHATCYVIQTGLLAEEEPTPCAVSGHGRHCLPNVTVCREGWQGPNNGITNFDNFLFAMLTVFQCITMEGWTDVLYWMNDAMGFELPWVYFVSLVIFGSFFVLNLVLGVLSGEFSKEREKAKARGDFQKLREKQQLEEDLKGYLDWITQAEDIDPENEEEGDEEGKRNPSMPTSETESVNTDNHNGEDDISPCCGPLCQKITKSKCSRQWRRWNRFCRRKCRAAVKSVTFYWLVIILVFLNTLTIASEHYNQPDWLTEVQDVANKVLLAMFTLEMLVKMYSLGLQAYFVSLFNRFDCFVVCGGIVETILVELAIMSPLGISVFRCVRLLRIFKVTRHWASLSNLVASLLNSMKSIASLLLLLFLFIIIFSLLGMQLFGGKFNFDETVTKRSTFDNFPQALLTVFQILTGEDWNTVMYDGIMAYGGPASSGMVVCIYFIILFICGNYILLNVFLAIAVDNLADAESLNTAQKEEEEAKKRRNSAKEAFTDQKRVEVTEDMAGETKVPADDLPEEDKQLYPAIESPESQVEDENDELQDVPVGPRPKRLSELTIKEKVPPIPEGSAFFIFSRTNPIRVFCHKLINHQIFTNLILVFIMLSSVSLAAEDPIRNFSARNIILGYFDYAFTAIFTVEILLKMTAFGAFLHKGAFCRNYFNLLDLLVVGVSLVSFGIQSSAISVVKILRVLRVLRPLRAINRAKGLKHVVQCVFVAIRTIGNIMIVTTLLQFMFACIGVQLFKGKFYRCTDDAKSSPEECKGTYILYNNGDTTQPMIRERIWYNSDFNFDNVLMAMMALFTVSTFEGWPTLLYKAIDSNRENMGPIYNYRVEISIFFIIYIIIIAFFMMNIFVGFVIVTFQEQGEKEYKNCELDKNQRQCVEYALKARPLRRYIPKNPYQYKFWYVVNSTGFEYVMFVLIILNTLCLAIQHHGQSHLFNYAMDILNMVFTGVFTVEMILKLIAFKPRNYFADAWNTFDALIVVGSVVDIAITEINNTEDSARISITFFRLFRVMRLVKLLSRGEGIRTLLWTFIKSFQALPYVALLIAMLFFIYAVIGMQVFGKIAMVDGTQINRNNNFQTFPQSVLMLFRCATGEAWQEIMLACLPGKLCDIESDYNPGEERTCGSGFAIIYFISFYMLCAFLIINLFVAVIMDNFDYLTRDWSILGPHHLDEFKRIWSEYDPEAKGRIKHLDVVTLLRRIQPPLGFGKLCPHRVACKRLVAMNMPLNSDGTVMFNATLFALVRTALKIKTEGNLEQANEELRAVIKKIWKRTSMKLLDQVVPPAGDDEVTVGKFYATFLIQDYFRKFKRRKEQGLVGRRSFDRVNTTMALQAGLRTLHDIGPEIRRAISCDLQEEGLVDANGEEDEEIYRRNGGLFGNHVNNVSLTPQSSSFPTTVTQRPLQILPYSCNVSSEPSQTGVGEKDGDTDKDLNLSPVPHDHRYHSPHHHHPHCNSTCQQSPIPSNANLNNANMPALLSVSNARQRTCPLRRTRPSSARIRSSGSIHKKIWKSQSLRTRYYETYIRSENGSGHYPTIRREGVAAAESDEDRGSGEYFSGEEFHEDDIMLTKERLSNNIVEGAFDPHVARGDSQSDGYYEDDQKLIHQESKRSPRRWFLPSPQAVNKSAFTFECLRRRGSEVEPPLSPTCTALPLHLMQQQVMAVAGLDATKIHRRSPTRSLHSWATPPASPATHDYSPNYTPLIQVDWRNSGSVGNLPAAAKRSSWYTDGQEASPTSSNHSPSRLNLPAENCSRYLQMRGSASSLVEAALISEGLGKYARDPNFVSVTKHEIADACEMTIDEMESAASNLLNGSMSNAEENFPTDPLATGQLRDFSDEETYVAVKCEEDLTDEMICITSL; encoded by the exons ATGCCGTTCATTATAAGAGGAAGACCCCTGAGGG GGGCTCAGTATGCCAGCAACAAAAGATCCACCTCTTCTGCGCTCTGGTCAGGAAGCCAAACACATCTGCACCAACTCCATCCTCCAGAGCCTCTACATGCCCCAGCCACCACTGGCAAACCTGTTGGTTCCTCTCGTGGACTCGTGGGGGCCTCCACTGGTGCTCAAGCCGCTGGCTCCGGCGTCAGTCCCGTCCTGGCCTGGCATGCTGCGATTACTGCAGCTCGCCAAGCACAGGGGGATGTGGACAAGCTGGACATGACTTCACAGCCAGTCGGCACCACTGGAGCTGCTCCTGCTGGCTCACTGGCACAGAGGAAGAGGCAACAATATGCCAAAAGCAAAAAACAGGGAGGATCCACGAACAGCAGGCCACCCCGAGCTCTTTTCTGCCTCACCCTCAACAACCCCATCCGCCGAGCCTGCATCAGCCTGGTGGAGTGGAA ACCGTTTGATATCTTTATACTCTTGTCTATTTTTGCCAACTGCGTGGCCTTAGCCATCTACATCCCTTTCCCTGGAGACGACTCCAACTCTACTAACCAAGAGCTT GAAACAGTAGAATATGCCTTCCTGATTATTTTCACAATTGAAACTTTTCTGAAGATTATTGCCTATGGCTTGGTCATGCACCAAAACTCCTACGTCCGAAATGGCTGGAACATGCTGGACTTTGTCATCGTCATTGTCGG GTTGTTTAGTGTAGTTCTGGAGATGATAACCAAAGACGCTGACTCTGGTGGCCAGTCTGGAGGCAAACCTGGGGGGTTCGATGTCAAGGCCCTCCGAGCCTTTCGCGTCCTTCGACCCCTTCGCCTTGTCTCTGGTGTTCCTA GTTTACAGGTGGTTTTAAACTCCATCATAAAAGCCATGGTCCCTCTTCTCCACATTGCTCTCCTGGTTctctttgtcatcatcatttatgCCATTATTGGTTTGGAGCTCTTCATCGGTAAAATGCACGCCACGTGCTACGTAATTCAAACAG GTCTCCTCGCAGAGGAAGAACCTACACCATGTGCGGTGTCGGGACACGGACGCCACTGCCTGCCAAACGTTACCGTGTGTAGAGAGGGATGGCAGGGCCCAAATAACGGCATCACCAACTTCGATAATTTCCTCTTTGCCATGCTGACGGTGTTCCAGTGTATCACCATGGAGGGCTGGACCGACGTTCTCTACTGG ATGAATGATGCGATGGGCTTCGAGCTGCCGTGGGTTTACTTCGTCAGTCTCGTCATCTTTGGTTCCTTCTTTGTTCTTAACCTAGTTCTGGGAGTGTTAAGCGG AGAGTTCTCCAAAGAGCGAGAAAAGGCCAAAGCTCGGGGCGACTTCCAGAAGCTGcgtgagaagcagcagctggaggaagatCTGAAGGGGTACCTGGACTGGATCACTCAGGCAGAAGACATCGACCCAGAGAATGAAGAAGAGGGAGATGAAGAGGGCAAGCGGAACC CGAGCATGCCAACGAGTGAAACCGAGTCAGTGAACACCGACAATCACAACGGAGAGGATGACATCTCACCCTGCTGTGGGCCGTTATG TCAAAAAATCACTAAGTCAAAGTGCAG TCGTCAGTGGCGCCGGTGGAACCGCTTCTGTCGGAGGAAGTGTCGGGCAGCTGTGAAATCGGTGACCTTTTACTGGCTGGTCATCATCTTGGTGTTCCTCAACACACTGACAATCGCGTCAGAGCATTACAACCAGCCAGACTGGCTGACTGAAGTGCAAG ATGTAGCCAACAAAGTTCTTCTGGCCATGTTCACGCTAGAGATGCTTGTGAAGATGTACAGTTTAGGTCTGCAAGCTTACTTCGTGTCCCTTTTTAATCGCTTTGACTGTTTCGTGGTGTGTGGGGGCATTGTGGAGACCATCCTGGTGGAGCTGGCCATCATGTCTCCTCTGGGCATTTCTGTGTTCCGCTGTGTTCGCCTGTTGAGGATCTTCAAGGTTACACG GCATTGGGCGTCACTAAGTAACTTGGTAGCATCTCTGCTCAACTCCATGAAGTCCATCGCCTCCCTCttgctccttctcttcctcttcatcatcatcttctcgCTGCTCGGCATGCAACTATTCGGGGGAAAGTTCAACTTTGATGAGACTGTGACCAAAAGAAGCACGTTTGATAATTTCCCTCAGGCGCTGCTCACCGTGTTTCAG ATCTTGACAGGTGAAGACTGGAATACTGTCATGTATGACGGCATCATGGCGTACGGTGGTCCAGCCTCATCTGGAATGGTGGTCTGCATTTACTTCATAATtctcttcatctgtggaaacT acaTCCTGCTGAATGTCTTCTTGGCCATCGCTGTGGACAACCTCGCAGATGCAGAGAGTCTCAACACAGcccagaaggaggaggaggaggccaagaagaggaggaacagTGCAAA AGAGGCGTTTACAGATCAGAAGAGAGTGGAGGTCACTGAAGACATGGCTGGAGAGACCAAG GTTCCTGCAGACGACTTACCGGAAGAAGACAAACAGCTGTAtcctgccattgagtcaccag AGAGCCAAGTGGAAGATGAAAACGACGAGCTCCAAGATGTTCCAGTCGGCCCACGTCCGAAAAGACTGTCTGAACTCACCATTAAAGAGAAGGTCCCGCCCATCCCTGAGGGCAGCGCCTTCTTTATTTTCAGCAGAACAAACCC CATCCGTGTCTTCTGTCACAAACTGATCAACCATCAGATCTTTACCAACCTCATCTTGGTCTTCATCATGCTGAGCTCTGTCTCGCTGGCTGCTGAAGACCCCATACGCAACTTCTCTGCTCGCAACATT ATACTTGGTTATTTTGACTATGCTTTCACGGCAATCTTTACTGTTGAGATCCTGTTGAag ATGACGGCATTTGGGGCTTTTCTTCATAAAGGAGCTTTCTGCAGAAACTACTTCAACCTATTAGACCTGCTGGTTGTTGGAGTGTCTCTTGTCTCCTTTGGGATTCA ATCTTCAGCAATCTCTGTTGTCAAGATCCTTCGTGTTTTACGTGTCCTTCGTCCTCTCAGGGCCATAAATAGAGCGAAAGGACTGAAG CATGTggtccagtgtgtgtttgtagctATCAGGACAATCGGCAACATTATGATCGTCACAACACTACTCCAGTTCATGTTTGCCTGTATCGGTGTGCAGCTGTTTAAG GGTAAATTCTACAGATGCACAGATGACGCCAAGTCCAGTCCAGAGGAGTGCAA GGGGACCTACATTCTCTACAACAATGGAGACACGACACAGCCGATGATTAGGGAGAGAATCTGGTACAACAGCGACTTCAATTTTGACAATGTCCTCATGGCCATGATGGCGCTTTTCACTGTCTCCACCTTCGAGGGATGGCCCAC TTTGTTGTACAAGGCAATCGACTCTAACAGAGAGAACATGGGTCCCATCTACAACTACCGTGTGGAAATCtccattttcttcatcatctacatcatcatcatcgccttcTTCATGATGAACATCTTTGTTGGTTTCGTGATCGTCACCTTCCAGGAGCAGGGGGAGAAGGAGTACAAGAACTGTGAGCTGGACAAGAACCAG CGTCAGTGTGTGGAGTACGCGCTGAAAGCTCGCCCTCTGAGACGCTACATTCCTAAAAACCCTTACCAATACAAATTTTGGTACGTGGTCAACTCTACTGGCTTTGAGTACGTCATGTTCGTCCTCATCATCCTAAACACCTTGTGTCTGGCGATTCAG CACCATGGTCAGTCTCATTTGTTTAACTATGCCATGGACATCCTCAACATGGTCTTCACTGGGGTTttcacagtggagatgatcctCAAACTTATTGCTTTCAAACCAAGG AACTATTTTGCTGATGCATGGAACACGTTTGATGCCTTAATTGTTGTGGGTAGCGTGGTTGACATTGCCATCACTGAGATCAAT AACACAGAGGACAGCGCCCGCATCTCCATCACCTTCTTCCGCCTCTTCAGAGTGATGCGATTGGTGAAGCTGTTGAGCAGAGGGGAAGGCATTAGGACCCTTCTGTGGACATTCATCAAATCCTTCCAG GCTCTTCCATACGTTGCTCTTTTGATTGCAATGTTGTTCTTCATCTATGCTGTGATTGGAATGCAG GTTTTTGGGAAGATCGCCATGGTCGATGGAACTCAGATAAATCGCAACAATAATTTTCAAACTTTCCCTCAATCCGTCTTGATGCTCTTCag ATGCGCCACAGGAGAGGCCTGGCAGGAGATCATGCTGGCTTGCTTGCCTGGAAAGCTGTGCGATATTGAGTCTGACTACAACCCTGGAGAGGAGAGAACCTGTGGGAGTGGCTTTGCCATCATCTACTTCATTAGCTTCTACATGCTGTGCGCTTTCCTG ATCATTAACCTGTTTGTCGCCGTCATCATGGATAACTTTGACTACCTGACCCGCGACTGGTCCATACTTGGGCCGCATCATCTGGACGAGTTCAAAAGAATCTGGTCAGAGTACGACCCTGAAGCCAA agGCAGGATTAAGCATCTTGATGTGGTGACGCTTCTGAGAAGGATCCAGCCTCCTCTTGGCTTTGGCAAGTTGTGTCCTCACAGAGTTGCCTGCAAG CGATTGGTGGCGATGAACATGCCTCTCAACAGTGACGGCACTGTCATGTTTAATGCCACGCTGTTCGCTCTGGTGCGGACTGCTCTGAAGATCAAGACCGAAG GAAACCTGGAGCAAGCCAATGAGGAGTTAAGAGCCGTGATCAAGAAGATCTGGAAGAGGACCAGCATGAAGCTTCTAGATCAAGTGGTGCCTCCTGCAGGCG ATGACGAGGTCACAGTGGGGAAGTTCTATGCCACCTTCCTGATACAGGACTACTTCAGGAAGTTCAAGAGGCGCAAAGAGCAAGGACTAGTGGGAAGACGCTCCTTTGACAGGGTGAACACCACCATGGCTCTGCAG gCTGGTCTGCGCACGCTTCATGATATCGGACCAGAGATCCGAAGAGCTATatcatgtgacctgcaggaGGAGGGGCTTGTAGATGCCAAtggggaggaagatgaggaaatTTACAGG CGTAACGGTGGCCTTTTTGGCAACCACGTCAACAATGTCAGCCTGACTCCACAAAGCTCCTCTTTCCCAACTACTGTTACTCAGCGCCCCCTACAGATCCTGCCTTATTCTTGCAACGTCTCTAGTGAACCGTCCCAAACTGGAGTGGGGGAGAAAGATGGAGACACAGATAAAGATTTGAACTTGTCCCCTGTCCCTCACGATCATCGCTATCACagccctcatcatcatcatcctcactgtAATTCCACCTGCCAACAGTCTCCCATTCCCTCCAATGCCAACCTCAACAATGCCAACATGCCTGCACTTCTGTCCGTCTCCAATGCGAGGCAGCGGACTTGTCCCCTACGACGAACCCGGCCGTCGTCTGCCAGAATCCGATCTTCTGGCTCAATACATAAGAAAATATGGAAGTCACAGTCTCTGAG AACTCGCTACTATGAGACCTACATTAG GTCTGAAAATGGTAGCGGTCATTATCCGACAATCCGCCGCGAGGGAGTCGCTGCTGCAGAAAGTGATGAGGACCGAGGCTCAGGAGAGTATTTCAGCGGTGAAGAGTTCCATGAGGATGACATCATGCTCACAAAAGAGAG ATTGTCTAACAACATTGTCGAGGGAGCCTTTGATCCTCACGTTGCCAGGGGAGACTCTCAGTCTGACGGTTACTATGAGGACGACCAAAAGCTGATCCATCAGGAGAGCAAACGGTCGCCACGTAGATGGTTTCTCCCGTCACCACAGG CTGTCAACAAATCAGCGTTCACTTTCGAGTGTCTCCGTAGAAGAGGAAGCGAGGTTGAGCCTCCTCTTTCTCCAACCTGCACAGCTCTTCCGCTGCACCTGATGCAACAGCAG GTCATGGCAGTGGCTGGACTTGACGCCACTAAAATTCACCGGCGCTCCCCAACACGGTCCCTACATTCATGGGCCACGCCCCCTGCGTCACCCGCCACTCATGACTACTCACCAAACTACACTCCTCTAATACAG GTGGACTGGAGGAACTCTGGAAGTGTTGGCAACCTCCCCGCTGCAGCCAAGAGAAGTTCCTGGTACACAGATGGACAGGAAGCTTCCCCCACCAGCAGCAACCATTCGCCATCGCGACTCAACTTGCCTGCAGAGAATTGCTCACGCTACCTGCAGATGAGAGGCAGCGCCAGCAGTCTGGTGGAGGCC GCGCTGATCTCAGAGGGTCTGGGGAAGTATGCCAGGGACCCAAACTTTGTCTCCGTGACCAAACACGAGATCGCGGACGCCTGCGAGATGACCATCGATGAGATGGAGAGTGCTGCTAGTAACCTGCTGAACGGGAGTATGAGTAACGCAGAGGAGAACTTCCCAACGGACCCTCTGGCCACCGGACAGCTCAGGGACTTCAGCGACGAGGAGACGTACGTGGCTGTCAAGTGCGAGGAGGACCTGACGGATGAGATGATCTGCATCACGTCGCTATAG